The following nucleotide sequence is from Hirundo rustica isolate bHirRus1 chromosome 15, bHirRus1.pri.v3, whole genome shotgun sequence.
tgctgtggttttctCTGTCCTGGTCTAACAAAGCCTTTGccagagcggggctgggggATCTCCCTCTGAAACAGCTCAACGTGCTCACAAGGTGAGAATGTGACAAATACACCAGCAGGAGGGGAAGCTGTGGGcaggaatatattaaaaatagggggaaaaataCATGGAGAAAGGCACAATATACATACCCGGGTTCTTTAAATCCAGCTTTGGTGAATAGGGTCCTGCTTCCAGCCTCAGCTTGATTTTTACTTGTCAGAGGTCACTGCTAATTGATTGCCCTGCTCTAATTAGGCTTAGTGTGCCCAGAGTCAGCCCTGCTGTTGGCCAGAGCTCCATGTTTGGCCCCACCAAGGTGCACCACAAACCCAGGCAGTGTCTCAAGAGgggtctttatttctttaacacaaaagcagcaaagcagTGAAAACCGCAGAAATTCAACAGAGCTCTTTTGACCTATTtgttatttctgattttttcaaaGATCTCAGCTTCAGGAAGAGTGAGGAAACCTTCCAGGCCTCTTGGAAGGGGTTGAATTTGGTAGAATTAACTGTTAAGCTGAGGCCCAAGTACAGTTTTTAAAGTACAATCACCTAAAAAATATGAACTCAGAAGTTCGCTTAGAGGTATTGTGACATGCACTCCTCCTTTACCATCAGAACAGACCTGGCAAAATCCAACACCAGCAGAGCTCCATCTCTGACAGCAGAGTGAAGGAAGCCTTTCCTAGCATTTACTAATCATCCCAGTCTCTTCCCAAAAAGCTCTGACTGGCCTCTACAGGATCTGCCAGTTTGCAGGAAAGAAGATTCACTTTTAATCCAGTTCTCCAATTGGGTGATGAAGTAacctggaaaaataattaaggatCTTTGTTATCAAGGCACCTTGACAGAGATTATTTTCAGATGTCACACAGCATGTTTGACAgatttatttgcattatttcCTGGGCGAGTGCACATTTATGCCATATGCCTGTCACTGCTGAAGCCAAACACTTCCATTTTGTCCTGGAAATAGGGACAGAGAAAGGGGAGATGGGTGATTTTAAGGAGAGCTTTGCCCAAAAGGACAAgtttaaaagtggaaaaacagCCACTGTTTTGAATTGAACATTAAATACTCACTTTGAAGTAAATCTTGCTTCGTTCCAAGAGCAATTGCCACTTCAGTGCAGTCTTCTGGTCTTCTTCCAGCATGAGGAATTCTTGGACCTGTTAACAGGACACCACAGAACACTTCAGCAGGTAGTTAAAACATCTCCACCACAGAATGATGATGAAAAGAAGATCTTACataatttttatacatttctaaGCTGTATTTACCTATTTTAACATAGCACTTGGCGTGATACGTGCACCAAGACAGCCACATTCACCAGATCAATTGCAGGGAGTTTGAAAAATCAGAGTTGGGGATTTCCAACCACGTTCTGAATTGGCTTCACTCTCCCACtgaacacaactcctgctggcatcTGCTGACTTCCAGCTTTTGCCTTGTCAAACGGCTCTGTGTGTCCATCCATCCGCGGATGCCGTTTTTGTAACTCTTGCACACACAGAACGTTCGCAGATATTTGTGATTCCCGTCAGGCTCCAAGCTGAGCTCAGCAAGAGCTGCCCAAGTCCCCCCTTACCGTGCAGGCCAGGGTTTCCTCAGCGACACAGTCGGACAGGTAGCAGGAGCGCAGGGTGCCTGTGTGGTCTGTCACATCCACCAGGATGTCGAAGCTGGCAAAGGTGGACCTGGCCTCTGGGGAGACGTCGCTGCAGAAGGCGCAGGTGTTGGACGCCTCGTTCACGATGAAGCGGCACACTGAGCTGGAGCACGAGGGGAGAATTCATGCAGATTTGCAATTGATTCTTCCTGAAACGTTCTTCTAGACTGAGATTTCCCAAGAGTctttgtctttaaaatttttttttcgtCTCGTAAACTCTTGAATTTGTCTGAGACACAGTGATCTCTTTCACTCCAGGACCACAAAGAGCCctcaacaaaacccacaacaataCCCACATGGCATCCTCGAGAggagttttatttcttctctgggACGGGACTAAAATATTGCTCCATCTCCTTTGGGTCTGGGGAAGAGGGACAAGCAGCTTTTAGCACACATTCCAAGCAGGCAGTCACTCACCATCTGTTGCGCAGGACTCTGGACACGTTCTCGTCGATGTCCAGGGTGGAAATGTAGCCATAAATAATTCCATGGAGAGGCTCCAGCTTCCCATCACTCTGGagagctttttctttcagctgttccACTGTGTAGACATCCACTACAGCCTCCACTACAAGTTTAAAAGACAAGTGAAGTGTGTCTGAGCCAGAAAGGATTCAAAGGGCAATGGCAAAAATGTATGTTAAGGGCAATAAAAAGGAGatttaaagcagcagaaaaaaaaagtaaaacaaaaggaaCTCAGATCAGAAGTATATCTATTATTTAATCTTTGAATCCTCCAAAAGGAGTTTTTGACAGAAGCTTTCCCCCTCACTTTTCCATACTGGTTCCAGACAGAAAGAACAcaccagccaggctgcagctgaagaTACATGAAGATAAAATAAGGGACAGCCCCAAGAAACCAGCCAAACTTTACTTGTTCAGCCAGGCTGGAcctgggttttgtttctctgagcacacagagcaggaaTTCTGTCAGCTGCGCTATGAAATGACTCTGTGCAGgtaaagaaaatcaaatgctCACAGTTAATGGTTTCATTTGGCAGCTCCTTCactgggctgggcagagctcctgcctgggCGCTCTCTTTGATGAAGCTGAAGAGAACATttgcttctgctgtttctgaggatgcatttttaaaagttatcaGTATATGTTGCATGtaaaaatcacagcatttttatgttttacaaGTTTTTATTCTGGTAGCACAAACACGTTGGAATTAGCCaagatttgcttttctcttttttattttaaccgTTAGTCCTTCTTGGAATAAACATATGAAGGCTgctaaagaaatgaaatgaaatgaaatgaaatgaaatgaaatgaaatgaaatgaaatgaaatgaagtgaaatgaaattaaattaaattaaattaaataataaaataaaataaaataaaataaaataaaataaaataaaataaaataaaataaaataacagtaGAAGCTAAAGGCACTGGTCATCACATAGCAGACAAAAAGCAGGGAGATTTGTGAGAAGGAGGCAGAAGAAATCACAGTTACAGTAGATTAATTAATGCATGCTAGCCTAGAATAattactaaaattattttatcttagtaaataaagtaaaaatatattttattagtaaattcagtacatatatatattattactaaattcaggaaaaattttatctattttattactaaaaaataattacttgagCAGCTCTCACCTGGGTTAGTTGTGATGATGGTTTTAGATATCACAGTTGCAGTCATGCAGTTCCTAAATTTGTCAAAATTGATTCTGACATCTGATGCAAATATAACTGTGCACAAAACCGGAGAATAAATTTCTGGAGAATAAACATCACGTGAAGAGCTACAGTAAAACCATAAACCAGACTGTTTTACCTGTTTCTTGGGGGATCCAACTCTGTGCCAGCTGGATGGATTCATTATCCcagctaaatttaaaaaacagggGATGtatcaaaacatttcagaaacagCACTCAAAGTGTTCGATACTAAACTACTAAATAATGCAGATTTAATAAAACTGGTCAAAGGGGACACAACTCCTTTGGGACACATGTGGCACTGAAATTCCATGTGCCTGTTTTATCCCAAACGGGATAAAATAAAGATGGgtttaaatgcagaaattacctggggaaaatgctgcatttcagcttttatcAGAGTAATTTCCAACTACAGCAGATCCCAGTTAAAggagctgcttgtgctgggccaggctggTTGCTCACATCCCCAGGCCAGATGTTCAGCCACTTCCAACACTGGGATCTTTGTGGCTGGGGATGATGAGGCTGGAGTGAGGTCAGAAGTATCCCTCAAAAATGGTAATTTCACAGTCTCTTGATAAAATCTCGTTCAGCTCCTCCTAAATTTGGCTGGCAAGAGCACAGCCAAAGCACAGATTCGTTCTGGTGGGTTTTCTCCTTAATCCTCGGAACAAGATTTAAGATAGTTCCTTTTCATCTGATAGTGCTCAGCCCCCTCTTCACTCCTGGGCTCTGAAGTACCCTGATAGCGCCCAAATCCCAGCACTGAGAGAGAACTgatggaggagctgctccaaaTTAACCCTGGCTGGGAGGGTTCACCCCAGAGGTGCTTCTGTAGGGTTGGTGGGTGGGAATTGTGTTAAACATCCCATGATAAACATCCCTGGAGATGACAGCTCCTGGCTCACAGCGCAGGGCTGGCTGCTTGCTTCCCCTGAGGGAACAAAGGTCGCTGAAGTCATTTTTTAACCACTACCAGCAATCCCGGGGCAAGGGAATGCCCACACCCCCACATGCACGTGGAAAAGCCACAGGTTTATTGAACAAACTCTGGGCAAAATGCAAAGGTTCCTCTGTGAACAAGGCACTGTTTACAGCAGGGATGGGGGTTTGTAAACAGGACAGAGTTTGGAAAGGCAGCCAAAGTCGTATCAAAATGCTTCTGcactattttaaatattttaaaaactatttaaaaccTATTTCAACCTATTTCCACTCCACTTCAAATGCTGCTTGGCTTTAAAAATGGGTCGTGCTCTTCATTTTCCTGCCCTCCTCTTTGTCGAAGAGACACAACAGGCTTTGCAGCTGGTTTTAAATGCTATTTCCTGAAGTAGCTCAGAtgtccacattaaaaaaaaaaaaaaggaattatttggaACTGAGCTTCATTTTGCCATCCATGAGCCAGCAGGCTGTCAGCAAGCCATAAAACGACACAAGATATATAAGGCCACTCTAATGAATCTCTTTTTTATGTCTCTTTTCAGTGTACATTGCTGCCTCATCTCCGTTGCCTCCTAAATAAcaatgtatttaaattaaaagactATAAGACTGGCTTCTAGCTAATTAGCGTGTGTTATAGCTAATTGTTCTACCCGTGTTTGCAttaatttgtgggttttttagtgAATTAAAGAACATTTTACCATACTATTGGGAAAGACCTCTCTGTTTCATCGTAGAGCTTCACTTCACACCTCTGGCCTTTCCTTTTGTCTGAAGTCACGAAATACTTTGGCTCCCCAACCtttaagaagaaagagaagaagtcACTTGTCCTCTATTCAGTGTTTAGGAGAATAAAACACATAGCCTAGAAAATAAAAGGGttagaaaagggaagaaaggctGTAGACTACTAAAAATGGGATCACTTAATTTTCCCCTTCACTTTGTTGATAAAAATCTCATCAAAGGGTGTGTGGTGGTTATTGTGACTCAGCTGCCAAGCTGAACAAATGGAGTCCTGGCCACTGTGAGGCCCAAAATCCACATTTGCACAGATTTACAGTGAAGTTACTGATGGCACAGCCCAAAATCCACATTTGCACAGATTTACAATGAAGTTACtgatggcagagcagagcaatgcTCCTCACTCACTGCCATCACAGCCCAAAATCCACATCTGCACAGATTTACAGTGAAGTTACTGATGGCACAGCCCAAAATCCACATCTGCACAGATTTACAGTGAAATTATGGATTGTAGAGCAGAGGAATGCTCCTCACTCACTGCCATCACAGCCCAAAATCCACATCTGCACAGATTTACAGTGAAGTTACTGATGGCACAGCCCAAAATCCACATCTGCACAGATTTACAGTGAAGTTACTgatggcagagcagagaaattcTCCTCACTCACTGCCATCACAGCCCAAAATCCACATCTGCACAGATTTACAATGAAATTATGGATTGTAGAGCAGAGGAATGCTCCTCACTCACTGCCATCACAGCCCAAAATCCACATCTGCACAGATTTACAGTGAAGTTACTgatggcagagcagagaaattcTCCTCACTCACTGCCATCACAGCCCAAAATCCACATCTGCACAGATTTACAGTGAAGTTACTGATGGCACAGCCCAAAATCCACATCTGCACAGATTTACAGTGAAGTTACTgatggcagagcagagaaattcTCCTCACTCACTGCCATCACAGCCCAAAATCCACATCTGCACAGATTTACAATGAAATTACGGATTGTAGAGCAGAGGAATGCTCCTCACTCACTGCCATCACAGCTGCCAGCACGTTGAGGACTCTCCCATGGAGGCTTTGTCCATTTGCCACAATATCCCCCAGGGAATAATAATCCTGAGGGTCCTTGACAGGCAGGtgcagcagagacaggagcCTGGTGTCTGTGTCGTAGCAGGAAGAGGTTTTAACCACAGAGTGATTTTCACTGAGCAATAATTTGTAGCCACTAGAACAGAACAAATCCCATGGATCAGCGCTGCGCTCGCTGAGGCATCTACAGTGTAAAATGTTAATTCAAGTCATATGAGAAAGCAACTTTGTTCCATTATAGTGTTTCctaaaagtacaaaaaaaatcttgtaaatTTTACTCAAAGAATGAATGAAATTTACTCTTGTTTAGTAACAAAGAACATTAATGCTTTGTGACCTTCTGTTTGTGAAATATATTCTCCTTTGAGTTTTAACCAGACGTTGTTGAGCACAGGAGGAAGGTACAGCTACACAAGAAGAAAACACCAAATATTTCTACCAATTTCATGGTGCTGGAAATTAAAGCAAGTCTCAGCTTTGATCCTTCTAGAAATAACTACCACTCTATGCTTTAAATTTACCTAGGAGTTACAGGGCtgaatttctcttctctttctgcttcctttgaCTGAATTAAAGGATTTTCGATTGTAACTAAAATAAAGCATTGATAAGTAATGTTAGAAATTGATTATAGGTACAATTATAGATATTTTTGTGTCTACACTCTGCAAGCTCATGAGTTTTACCCAAACAACCACGGGCAGCAAAATCTTTCCATGAActtaaaaagataaaagcacatgctgtaaataaatacaggattttgtttgtggttttatCAGCAATTATAGTCATATCTGTAACTgagggaagacaaatgccaaaCTGCTTTACAGcttatttttcatcatttttaagACCTCAATAAAATGTAAGATTTGACATTGATTAACTGCAGGCCAGTTCCGAGCTGCTGCACTCAGTGGGTTTCTTTAGTTGACATATTTACTGGGCTTGAGTTGAAATCCTCGGGATCTTGTTCCTTTCCTCTTTGCGCTGAACAGGACTGAACAATTTGTTTCCAATTAGGCTGTTTGTGAGTCCTCagagcaaaacacagcaaagccACCAGCACCACCCTGATTTCCATGCAAACGGAAACGTGgtgagaataaataaaataaacaaactcaCCGCAGTCACCGACCCTGAAGCTTTCTGAGAGGGATCTGATGTActcttccctgccccaggacTGGACATTAATGAAGTAAGCTGGGGAATCACGAATGGTAAAACTGAAGGTGTATCTTTCAGTGCCAATGTCTGCAAAAAATGAACAGGGCTGTGGCAATTCCTCAGCACAGCTTGATTTCTAGCTGGAATATGCGTATAAAAACTACTATTTTGAGCTTTTCCTGGATTTTGGCAGGGATTTTCTCCCACTAGAGGCCAGCAGGTGGTGCAGGAACACGCCGGTgtttgggaaggagctggaattcctgctgcagTCGTACCTGCCCACCCCGCACTTGGCTTGGGGCGCGGTACCAACTCACAGATCAACCACGGGagaagggcaggagctgtgcgaggtggcactcagggctggcAAACACACAACAGCAATAATTCGTGCACACAGCCCCAGttcagagggagctgggctgcccCCATGGGTGacaccaggctgcccaggggaaGTTAACTGAATAAAGCAAAGTGTTCCCGGCGCCATGGAAAATTCAGGATCTCGCTGTCTGGAGCCCTGCCCTGTGTCATCCAGCTTCCCGGGGATCACAGCAGGGTGCAATGGATTGTTAGGGTtcccctggctcctgcctgcgGGTCCGTGGAGCACACACTCAGCCACACCCCAGCGGTGacttttctcctaaaatctcacccctccagcagctcagcaggagccGGTGGCTGCGGAATAACTGAGcccttctcctggagctggaatggctctccagggctgggggttCTCCCTGACAGTGCTTGTACCAACCCTGACTGTACACTTGTTATTTCAATTCCCAATTAATGCTGCATTAACAACATACAATTCCCATTTTGTCCCGGGTGAAGCTGTTGCTGCTCAGGCCAGAAATTCCTTGTGTCACTCCACAAGACATGTCCTcaacatttctgttttaagaGGGAACAAATATGAAGGCACCAGCTCCGTTCCAGCAGTATTTATGGAAGAGTGGGTCCATATTGGTTCCATCTTCAGAGCATGAAACACTTCCACGGCAGAGTTTTTCCAATTTCTAATTGATATGGTTCAGCCAAACCAACGATGCTCTTTCATCTTGGTTCTCAAacagatgcaattttttttttttttttttttggggggggtgcaTTTTTAGTCTATCCAAAATGAGAAATCTGTTTATcatttaaatattgattttggTCATCTCTGCCA
It contains:
- the MEIOB gene encoding meiosis-specific with OB domain-containing protein, whose translation is MAHSRPARDFVALSDLHPNLARPNVIGVVIGKTDVRSFPDRKNIGTERYTFSFTIRDSPAYFINVQSWGREEYIRSLSESFRVGDCVTIENPLIQSKEAEREEKFSPVTPSGYKLLLSENHSVVKTSSCYDTDTRLLSLLHLPVKDPQDYYSLGDIVANGQSLHGRVLNVLAAVMAVGEPKYFVTSDKRKGQRCEVKLYDETERSFPIVCWDNESIQLAQSWIPQETVIFASDVRINFDKFRNCMTATVISKTIITTNPETAEANVLFSFIKESAQAGALPSPVKELPNETINLEAVVDVYTVEQLKEKALQSDGKLEPLHGIIYGYISTLDIDENVSRVLRNRCSVCRFIVNEASNTCAFCSDVSPEARSTFASFDILVDVTDHTGTLRSCYLSDCVAEETLACTVQEFLMLEEDQKTALKWQLLLERSKIYFKVTSSPNWRTGLKVNLLSCKLADPVEASQSFLGRDWDD